ATATTACTCATGTTGATCGTAGCCAAAATAAAATTAGTGATAGCATAGCCAAATTTACTCGTGTAGGAGGCAGAACCATGACTTGAATTGGTTCGGGTCCTTCGGATGCTATGGAGCTAGCTACGATTGATTGTATGAACTGCCTCAGTTGAGTAATACATTATTTCACTCGGAAAAAAAAGTCTTAGAAGTGCACTGCAATTACTTGCGTTTGTCGCAGATCCGGATCCGGACGGAGTAGGCTCGTCATCCGCACGTGCACACACGGGAGCATCCAGAATCCAGATCCAGATGCAGCAGGCTCACGTTTCCACGCTGGACACGCGCACGCAACACATAATATTGTAACTTACACGACTCATCAAACATAAAAATCCACACGAAACCCCTTGGTTAGGCCCGCCTCCGACCCAAATCTCCTAGATTACGGCGTAATAACGACGACAACAACCTCTCTTATTATACGCCATCTTTCACCTCGTTTAAACCCCCAGGTTTACTTGCCCGGCTCCACTGCCACCGCCCCGCATCTCGTGCTCCCCGCCCTCCAGCCCAGCAGCCATGGCGTCGCCGGCCGCGGCCGCCTCCagccacctccacctcctcctcatCGCGCTTCTCTTCCTCCCGTTCGCCGCGGCCGCCGCGCCGCACAGGCACCGCGTCCCGTCCCGCCACCTCGCCTCGCTCAACGCGTCGGCGCCACCAACCACCTTCTTCGAGGTGGACCGCCCGATCCGCCCGCCGCTCGGCAGCGTCGGGCCCTGCTCCGCGCTGCTCCTGTCCCACTCCTTCGGCGAGACCTACGGCCGCCCCCCGGTCACCGCCGCCTACGCGCCGCCCGAGTGCCTCGCCGCCGCGCGCGCCAGGGGCGCGTCGCTCGCACTCGCGGTGCTCGAGTGGACCGCCGACTGCCGCGGCCGCCAGTTCGACCGCATCTTCGGCGTCTGGCTCTCGGGCGCCGAGATCCTCCGCAGCTGCACCGCCGAGCCGCGCGCCACCGGCATTGTCTGGTCCGTCTCCCGCGACGTCACCAGGTACGCGGCCCTCCTCGCGGAGCCCGGCGAGGTCGCGGTGTACCTTGGCAATCTCGTCGACAAGACCTACACGGGCGTCTACCACGTCAACCTCACGCTCCACCTCTACTTCcgccctgcgccgccgccgctcacGCAGCACGCCGATCTGATTGTGCCCATCTCGAGAAGCTTGCCTCTGAACGACGGGCAGTGGTTCGCCGTCCAGAATGCCACCGACGTGCAGTCCAAGAGCCTCTCCATTCCATCGAACACCTACCGGGCGGTCCTTGAGGTGTTCGTTTCGTTCCACTCCAGCGATGAGTTCTGGTACACGAACCCTCCCAACGAGTACATTGAGGCCAACAATTTGTCCAGCGTTCCTGGCAATGGTGCTTTTCGGGAGGTTATTGTTAAAGTCGATGACCATGTGGTCGGTGCTGTTTGGCCGTTCACTGTCATCTACACCGGCGGCGTCAACCCGCTTCTCTGGCGGCCAATCACCGGCATTGGCTCATTCAATCTACCTACCTATGACATTGATATCACGCCATTCTTGGGCAAGCTCCTGGACGGCAAGGAGCACGATTTTGGGTTTGCTGTCACCAATGCATTGGATGTGTGGTACATTGATGCCAATTTACATCTGTGGCTGGATCACAAGAGCAAGAAAACAGTCGGGAGCTTGATCGGCTATGATGCACCCGCATTGGCACTGAATTTGGACTCTGGGTTCAGTGGGCTGGATGGTAAGTTCGTCACGGGCGCAAGCCGGCATGTCTCCGCGACCGGGTCGGTGAAATCATCATACGGGGAGGTGACCACAACTTTCTACCAGAGATTCAGCTATGTTAACAGCAATGTGTATACCAACAATGGCACTGTCCAAGTGGTGAACCAAACGATTGATGCAAAGTCTGGTGTTTTTGTCAAGGATACTTCTGCTGTTCTTCTCTCGGAGGAAGTTCACAAGGTGTTTCCGCTGTATGTCTACACTGGAACATCAGACCAGGTGGGCGACGAGTACTCACTGATTTCACTTGTCAAATTGGGCATCAACGAGAAGAGTGTCTTAGGTGGGAAGTTGGGGTTCTCGTACCGCTCTCTGCGGAATGCACAGTCAGCACGCGGCACTATGAAGGTGAAGAAGAATTTGGTGGTTAGTGGACTGGGGAAGACACATCAGGTGTACAAATATGTGGGTACTGATGGATGCTACTTCAGGGATGTGAGCAGTAAGAATTACACTATAATTTCTGACAACTCTGGTGATTCTTGCTCAAAGGGATCGCCATCTAGTGGTGTCAAATTCTCCTCCAATAAAAATCAACCAGCTAGGAAAAGGTTGCTGAAACTGTAACTTGGAATTAAGGTGGGCAACTGAATTATCTATTGTTCAGTTTACTTACTTTGTCTCTTCACTCGAGATTTGTTAGGTTAGATTATCGTTCATGTACTAGGTAAGAATATATGTTTGGAATTATCTCTACAAGCATCCCACTTTGTAAGTCTTCTAGTAGAAGACAACTTTCTCTTCTGGAATGTATATAAATCAATAAAAGTGGCGCTTGGGTTTCAAAATATTCCAAGTAGGAGTAGACGCAATCAAATATTTCTCAACTTGTTAGACGGAGAAGTATAAAGAGACTGGTTTCCTTTTTCCCTGCTCAAGATATGCAATGGGGTTGCTGGCACATGATTGATGTTTTTTTTACGGATGAGTTAAAGACAATATGCCAACTCCGTCTTTTGGGTTCTCTACTTCTTTGTCTGAATAATGTGCTTCCTGTTGAAAAAATAGCGCAATTTAAATGGCCAGCTTTTTTGCTTTTGACAGAAAATTGTTCCACAAAAACAGGACAGAATCCGAAAATTTTCATTAAGAAAAATTGAAACCATAAATTTGTATTGTCGAGTGTCTAAATAACCACCTGCACTTAAAATTGATTTGTTTACTCAGCACTTCTCTAACCACCTAGCATCGTAGTTGGCTCTAATAGAGCATGATTGGTTTGGTGCCATAAATTGCCATGTCATAATTTGGTAAATGTTAAATATTGGCTAGTGATTGGTTGGTTATTATTTTCCATTTTGGCCAAGCTCACAAAAGTTGCCAAGATAAGTTACCGAATGAGTTAAATACATCATGAGTGCCTAAACTTGTTCGTTGCGGTCAATTTAGTGCCTAAACTTGTAAAATACATAAAAGTGATGCTACAACTTGTCGCAAGGTGCATATACGGTGCCTCCGTCCGTATGCCACCGTATTTGCTCTCGCTGTGGTGTGACAGCTGGCGGCTGGCCCACAGATCAGTGGGTGAGCGTTGCCTGCGCTGGGTGAAATGCGTACGAGTTatttttttgcagaaaatccCGTGAGATTTAATTAAAGTCAGAAATAAGGCATTAAAAAATGCTCCCTCCGTtctaaaatagatgactcaactttgtactaaaagAGTCAtctattatggaacggagggagtatactgcaTCATCGAATTGGTTTCGACCCTGGGACCTCCATGTTAAATAGCACGCTGCAATTTCCATTATAATTTTTCAAGTTACTGTTTGGTTTTTACAatatattttaaatgtccaataTACAAATATGCGACTGTGGTCTATTAAAATATTTAttctatttttattatttgtaGTTCGAAGAGGTAAAATGAACTATTTGTAAAATTTATGTGGATTTAAAATGTTCAACGTACATTATGAAATATTGCCTAATTTTTTTGTATCTTCATTCAGGACCACAagtacggagaattattttgtaTCTTCATTGTATTTTTAGAATATATAACTATGAAAAAATCAACAAAGTTGTATTTTGAAAATTGTTCAATACGTATTAAAAATGATTGTGTAAAAACAATAAATTCTATAAATGGGTTAAAACATATTAAACGTGTTTGTAGAAATGTAAGAATAATTTTACACAATAATTATTTTAATACATATCAAACATTTTATGAAATAGATGTTGTAATTTTTTTGAATGCGTGACGGGCATTTTTCAAATACACGTTTACAATTTCTTAATACAAGTGAGAATTTTCCAAAAATATCTTGCTTTTTAGAAAAATGCACTAACACTTTTTTAAGTTGATGGCAGGTAATATGTTGAGTTGTTCTCTTTTTTTCAAACGTGAGAATTTCTTAATAATTTTTGAAATTTTCTGCAAGTCAacctttttcttttttatttctctttattattTCGTCTGATATCCCTAATAAATAGTACTGTATCTGGGTATTGTGTAGATAACTATTCTTGGCTTATTGGTTAGCACATGTGCACGTTGTGCGTGAGGTAATGAATTCGAACCCTGCCGGTGGGCTATTTTTTTATTATACTCTATTTTATCCCACATGCTGATATGCGGGGCCTAAATCTGACAGGTGAGATCAATGCAGCTTGGCATATTTAAATAAAATATCAGAAGCTTTTTGTGAAAATTATTTAAAGTACAAGGAATTTTTTGTAAAACAACCAGCCCACTCCTCTCACAGGAATTGACATGTGGGTCGATGCCATGTTGGCCCACCATGTGGGCTGTGCATATGCCCGGATACGGACGGAGGAACCGTATTTGAACGTTTGGACAAGTTACGGCACTAGTCATGTATTTTACAAGTTTAGGCATCAAAGTGATCGCATCGGACAAGTTGAGGCACCCATGGTGTATTTAACTCTTACCGAATCTTGGTAACTTTTAATTTTAATTACCAAATGTTGCCTTGTCAAATGTTGCACTAAACCAATTAGGCTCATActcctctgttccaaaatatatGAAGTATTCCGTTTGTCCTAAGTCAAACTTCTTTAAGTTGACCAAGTCTATAGAAAAATATTCCTATGCCTACAACATCAAATTAGTATCATTGTATTCTTTATATAATATACTTTCATGCTATGTAccccctccgtaaagaaatataagagcgtttagatcactaaaactaaatgctcttatatttgtttacagaggaAGTATATAATTATGGGCTTGTACTGATTCTATAAATCACATGTTCAGCCAAATAATGAAGACAACAGTTTTTCTCTCTCTGAGGACGCATGAAGACGACATATGGACCATGAGTCCATGAGAACTGAAAAACGAGGCCTCATTTTTCTTTTGTGAAAAAATAGGAGGCCCATGTTGAAAACTAGTGAAAAACAAATGTAATGCAGAGCCCAAGGATACaaaccaaaccaaaccaaaggCCCAGTTAGGTCGGCCCAAATTAAGTAAGACAGTCGACTCGGCGACGGCGGTCGGCAGTCTCCCCTCTCTGCTCGCCAGCCAGTCGCCGCCTCCGGCCTCGTTGCCACCCACCCGCTCCGGCCGCACCCCTGCGCACCTCACCAGCGTTGCCTCCCGATTGGGTTCGGGGAAGCCAGTTTCCGCTCGCCACCTCCGATCTCGTCGCCGTCCATCCGTTCCGGCCGCACGCCTGCGCACCTCACCAGCGTTCGCCTCCGTGGTAACGACCCTTCCCTCTCCCCACGGCAATACCTTATCTACGCTCAAGCCCCATCTCTGAGACGCCACCAGGTGGCTGATTCGCTGGCTTGGATCTAGTCTAGGTTTTAATTAGCTTGGGTAACCCTAGACGTGTGCAACGACATTCGTACTAGTAATTTCGTAGCCGCGTAATCATAGTAAGGGAACTACGTGATGTGACGACCCGTGTCATTATTACTATAGATAATGACACTAGTCCTTGGATTATTTCTTGACAAAATCTTGTTTTGTCAAATAATAATCCATGTCAGAGATATGCAACAGGGAAATAGCTAGAGATGGTCATTTATAGTACAATACCTTGCCACACAGGGCTAAAAGTCTCAGGTAGGCTTCTCACATGTTTGCCAAATTATTACATTTCCTAACACCGGAGTTCCAACTAGCCGTACTAGATAGATGATGATAAAATAGTTTCTGGATTACATAGCTAGATCATAGTTACTTATTCATCCCAACCCCCATATGTGGCATCCAGATCGTACATAGCACTAGATGGATCCACATCTAGGTCCCCTGTGTAGTTGTATCCATCACCATTGCTCTCCTCATTTGGTCCAGTAGGATTCTCATACAAGCTTTGCTCTAAGAAAAAGATGATTAATAGCAAGAGTGAGTACAAAGTACTCAACAAGCTCAAATAGCAAAATGCAACACTCATGATGGCTCAATATAAATCAACAAGTCCTACCTCAACTCAACACCTTTCAAAATAAACATTTGTTGCAGAAGTTCATTTCAATTTATAAAAGCTATCAAACACTCATACTGCGAGATAGACCACCAATAGGTCCCCGTAGTCTCCAATCCACGAGACTGGCATGAATTCATGTTTTACTTTAACTCTGCTGACTTTGTATCACTTTACCCATAGAGCTCGAAACCATAATTGCCATCTGCATTTCCTTAGATGCGAGACATGGTTCAGAACCTAAGCTTTTTTCCCATTTGTATATTATATCTCCACCCGGCTAGTGGTCACTAGCCGTTGTGTCGGGTTTTCGGAACCCGCACTCCACCAACGCTTAATATATATAGCGCTTGCTAATGCACCCATCCGGCATTAGCGTGGGAACTCATCGCCCATCCTACTACTACTTACCCATGTGGAGAGTATAATAACTTGATGGTATTGGGCTCAACTCGTCTTAGACGAGACCATGGTTGATACGGTTGTAGTACGGCGCATAAAATGAGTGAAAGTTATTTAATCTTAATATACTAGCCATATGTAGAGGGCCCCACCTTCCAGTATGTCCATCCAGGGCACCCTCTACCCACCAAATAATTATAAAAATAAATCAATCAATGAATTAGCTGCTCCATCAGCTAACCCAACTCTTTGTCAACAGTCACTCCACACAATTTATTACCAAAACATTTTATGCAAGTTGATGATAAGATAGTAGAGAATAGTGTTTTTTTTCTTTAGAAAAACAGTTCTACTCAGCATGATCGAGGAGAGCTTGCCTGAGTTTTCGTACTCAGATCCGGACTCGATCTGCTTCTGTAGCGCCTCCTTCTCCGGACTATACTCGCTTCCTGCAGTTCGGCAAATATATATATTTCGAGACTAAGTCGAGTGAATACTAGGGAAATAAATATATATACGTCGGTGCAGTGTGGTCATCCTACAGTCAAATATTATTATACCAGATATTTGATATGCATCAGTGTATTGTGTACTGGGTAGCTAGCATTATTGAGATGGCATCTAACTAGCTAATTAGTACTAATATCCTGAGAGTGTACGTGACATTTCAGCTTAGGCTAAGTGGCTCTTTCTCTCtcctagtactagtactagtacaaGTTCTGAACCGAACGAGCAGTCCAGTTGTATTAGTCAGTAGCACACGCTGATGCCCTCCTCTGGTTCCTCTGCTCCTTGCCCAGATCGATGGCGCCACCAGCGACGGGAAAGATGCCGCTGCAAGATCCTCCACACTCTCTCTCCCCTGATGTGAATCCCCATATTATCCCATGAATTTCAGCCTCAACTCTCTAATCCCCCTGTGTGTGTGTTCTTTTTGGCTTGCAGGTCAAACCCTATTGGGGATGTGATTCCCCCGCTCCAGATTGAAGTGGTCGGCGTTGGTGGCCGCCGTGATGCTGGATGGTGCAGGTCAGACCTCCAGTGCGTGGCCATGGAGCAGATCGAACATATGTGCAGGTTAGTGGTGCCCTTGTTCCTCTCCCTAATTTTTTTTATGCTCAAGTTCTCAGATTTAGTAAATTAATTTAGTCTCATGTGCATGTGTGTGTACTGAACAAGTTCCTCCTGTGCAAGACGTTTGTGTACTGATGATGTACATTATCTTGCTCCATTTTATTTTACTTGATTAAGGCATTATCCATATTTTTTTTGTACTGTTGATTTCAAGAACTGAGTTCAATGCTACTACTGTGATTTTTGTGCATCTGTGAAGAACTAGCGAGAAATGTTGAATGTGCTACTGTGCAAAATTTCTTTCTATATGTGAGAACTAGAAGATGGCAAGAAGAACTCACCTTTCTTCCTTTGCCCTCTCTGCTGGCCCTACTCCAGCTGCTCCTACGTTCAGACTCCACCCCTCTAGGCTAGCTTCTAGCTCCAGCCTGTCCCCTTCGGTCTACTGCTGATTGCTCATGTCACCATCCTCACTTGTTGTTCTTGGATCTTTGTTGGTTGCAGGTAGAGAGATGAAGACAGTGGGGGGAAGACAAGCTGCTGGTTTGGCTATTTGGGGAAGAATGGAGACGTGTGAAGTCTTTGCAATGGCTTGCTCTGCTCTCTCTTCTTTTGATATCAGAAAACCATCTTCCTTGGCTGGTATGGCTGCCCATCCCCTTCTCCATTGTTCTCACAGGTGC
The Aegilops tauschii subsp. strangulata cultivar AL8/78 chromosome 3, Aet v6.0, whole genome shotgun sequence genome window above contains:
- the LOC109756818 gene encoding peptide-N4-(N-acetyl-beta-glucosaminyl)asparagine amidase A — its product is MASPAAAASSHLHLLLIALLFLPFAAAAAPHRHRVPSRHLASLNASAPPTTFFEVDRPIRPPLGSVGPCSALLLSHSFGETYGRPPVTAAYAPPECLAAARARGASLALAVLEWTADCRGRQFDRIFGVWLSGAEILRSCTAEPRATGIVWSVSRDVTRYAALLAEPGEVAVYLGNLVDKTYTGVYHVNLTLHLYFRPAPPPLTQHADLIVPISRSLPLNDGQWFAVQNATDVQSKSLSIPSNTYRAVLEVFVSFHSSDEFWYTNPPNEYIEANNLSSVPGNGAFREVIVKVDDHVVGAVWPFTVIYTGGVNPLLWRPITGIGSFNLPTYDIDITPFLGKLLDGKEHDFGFAVTNALDVWYIDANLHLWLDHKSKKTVGSLIGYDAPALALNLDSGFSGLDGKFVTGASRHVSATGSVKSSYGEVTTTFYQRFSYVNSNVYTNNGTVQVVNQTIDAKSGVFVKDTSAVLLSEEVHKVFPLYVYTGTSDQVGDEYSLISLVKLGINEKSVLGGKLGFSYRSLRNAQSARGTMKVKKNLVVSGLGKTHQVYKYVGTDGCYFRDVSSKNYTIISDNSGDSCSKGSPSSGVKFSSNKNQPARKRLLKL